In one window of Henckelia pumila isolate YLH828 chromosome 1, ASM3356847v2, whole genome shotgun sequence DNA:
- the LOC140863130 gene encoding uncharacterized protein: MLTKYRVTVDCFQKVMSFRLEMADEWKFYGDGISVDQSKVEALISWPRPTSVSEMQSFMGLVGYYQRFIRDFLSIAKPITQLTKKNAPYVWTEACEASFIELKKRLTTTPVLTIPSGIGDFTSEVNMRQRRWLDLLKDFDCEFKYYPGKSNAAADELSRKICSLSLSTISVSNLIEDCCTSGLVFETDVKPIRVCAIRAVPELGCDAIWVIIDRMTKTACFVPYKMTYRHDQMAGIYVREVTNGQSERTIQTLEDMLRALVLDFNITWQDSLPLVEFSYNNNYQTSIKMAPFEELYRKKCRSPLYWEDISDVPEFGPDMIREMTEKVKLIQKQMKMAQDRQAKYANIQRRPLCFEQGDRVFLKISPFRGTPEEAELDETLSYFEQPI, encoded by the exons atgttaaccaagtacagggttACAGTTGATTGCTTTCAGAAGGTTATGAGTTTCAGACTAGAAATGGCAGATGAATGGaagttttatg gagatggtatttcagtcGATCAAAGCAAGGTTGAGGCATTGATtagttggcctagacctacatctgtATCAGAGATgcaaagttttatgggcttagtaGGTTATTATCAAAGATTTATCCGAGATTTCTTGAgtattgcaaagcctattactcagTTGACAAAGAAAAATGCACCGTATGTCTGGACGGAAGCATGTGAAGCTAGTTTTATTGAGCTGAAGAAAAGGTTAACGACTACACCAGTcctgacgattccttcaggtattGGTGATTTCACT tcTGAagtgaacatgaggcaacgaagatggcttGACTtactgaaggattttgattgcgaattcaaatactatccagggaaatcCAATGCAGCGGCTGATGAATTGAGTCGAAAGATATGTTCcctatctttatctactattAGTGTTTCTAATTTGATAgaagattgttgcacttctggacTAGTATTCGAAACAGATGTAAAGCCTATTCGTGTTTGTGCTATTCGAGCTGTGCCTGAATT aggttgcgatgctatttgggtgattattgatagaATGACGAAAACCGCTTGTTTCGTTCCATACAAGATGACGTatcgacatgatcagatggcaggcATATACGTCAGGgaagtg ACTAACGGACAGTCAGAACGAACGAtacagacacttgaggatatgttgagagcgtTAGTGTTAGATTTTAACATTACTTGGCAAGATTCGTTACCACTGGTGGAGTTCTCGTACAATAACaattatcagacgagtataaagatggctccatttgaagaaCTGTATAGGAAGAAGTGTAGATCTCCTTTGTATTGGGAAGATATCTCCGACGTACCTGAatttgggccagatatgattagggaaatgactgagaaagtgaaattgatTCAGAAGCAAATGAAGATGGCACAAGatcgacaagcgaagtatgccaatattCAACGCAGACCTTTGTGTTTCGAGCAAGGAGATAGggtgttct